One window of Bacteroidales bacterium genomic DNA carries:
- a CDS encoding adenylyltransferase/cytidyltransferase family protein, with translation MLDIYKKKNILKIITDINQFPKLDYPVVTIGRFDGVHLGHKKLIERLKNIAKKNLGQTVIITFSPSPEEVLYASEGKNIRLLNIQQEKEELLQNLGIDYLLVLPFTES, from the coding sequence ATGCTCGATATTTACAAAAAGAAAAATATTTTGAAGATTATTACCGATATTAATCAGTTTCCAAAACTCGACTATCCCGTAGTTACTATTGGCAGGTTTGATGGTGTGCACTTAGGACATAAAAAACTTATTGAACGTCTGAAAAATATCGCTAAAAAAAATCTGGGACAAACGGTAATTATTACTTTTAGCCCTTCGCCCGAGGAAGTGCTTTATGCTTCAGAAGGAAAAAATATAAGGTTGTTGAATATTCAACAAGAAAAAGAAGAGCTATTACAAAATTTAGGGATAGACTATTTATTGGTTCTTCCGTTTACCGAATCATT
- a CDS encoding aspartate-semialdehyde dehydrogenase has translation MRIALVGATGLVGSVMLNVLEESKLNVDELYAVASERSFGKTVIFNKTEYAVIGLKDALEKSPDIAIFSAGSEISKAWAKKFADRGTFVIDNSSAWRMDKNIPLVVPEINGAVLTADSKIIANPNCSTIQMVMALAPLHKVFGINRLVISTYQSVTGSGAKAVRQMQDERICRPQVEKFYPHPIDMNVIPHGGDFLKNGYTTEEEKLVNETHKILNDYSIRITATVVRVPVFGGHSESVNIEFKKDFELEKIRELLESFSGIEVQDNPEANNYPMPKYAEGQDAVFVGRIRRDFSQPKTLNMWIVSDNLRKGAATNAIQIAEYLAEHNLI, from the coding sequence ATGAGAATAGCTTTAGTTGGTGCTACCGGTTTGGTAGGAAGTGTAATGTTAAATGTATTAGAGGAAAGTAAGCTTAACGTTGATGAGTTATATGCTGTCGCCAGTGAGCGTTCGTTTGGAAAGACCGTAATTTTTAATAAAACGGAATATGCAGTTATTGGATTAAAAGATGCCTTGGAAAAGTCACCGGATATTGCCATTTTTTCGGCCGGAAGCGAAATATCGAAAGCTTGGGCTAAGAAGTTTGCTGATAGAGGCACTTTTGTTATTGACAATTCTTCGGCTTGGCGAATGGATAAGAATATTCCTTTAGTTGTACCCGAGATTAATGGTGCCGTTTTAACCGCAGATTCTAAAATTATTGCGAATCCAAATTGTTCAACTATACAAATGGTTATGGCTTTAGCTCCTTTGCATAAGGTCTTTGGAATTAACCGTCTTGTTATTTCTACTTATCAATCTGTTACCGGTTCCGGTGCAAAAGCAGTTAGGCAGATGCAAGATGAACGTATTTGTCGACCTCAAGTTGAAAAATTTTATCCGCATCCGATAGATATGAATGTAATTCCTCATGGTGGCGATTTTCTAAAAAACGGATATACCACTGAGGAAGAGAAATTGGTTAATGAAACACATAAAATACTTAATGATTACAGTATACGAATTACTGCTACAGTAGTTAGAGTTCCTGTTTTTGGTGGTCATTCCGAAAGTGTAAATATAGAATTCAAAAAAGACTTTGAATTAGAAAAAATCCGAGAGTTATTAGAGAGTTTTTCCGGAATAGAAGTTCAGGATAATCCTGAAGCAAATAATTATCCAATGCCAAAATATGCTGAGGGGCAAGATGCTGTTTTTGTGGGTCGTATTCGTAGAGATTTCAGTCAGCCCAAAACATTAAATATGTGGATAGTTTCAGATAATTTGCGCAAAGGTGCTGCTACTAATGCTATACAAATTGCAGAGTATTTGGCAGAACACAATTTAATTTAA